A single region of the Pelobates fuscus isolate aPelFus1 chromosome 4, aPelFus1.pri, whole genome shotgun sequence genome encodes:
- the CYRIB gene encoding CYFIP-related Rac1 interactor B isoform X2 has product MGNLIKVLTRDIDHNAAHFFLDFENAQPTEAEKEVYNQVNVVLRDAEGILDDLQSYRGAGHEIREAIQHATDEKLQEKAWGAVVPLVGKLKKFYEFSQRLEAALRGLLGALTSTPYSPTQHLEREQALAKQFAEILHFTLRFDELKMTNPAIQNDFSYYRRTLSRMRINNVPAEGENEVNNELANRMSLFYAEATPMLKTLSDATTKFVSENKNLPIENTTDCLSTMASVCRVMLETPEYRSRFTNEETVSFCLRVMVGVIILYDHVHPVGAFAKTSKIDMKGCIKVLKEQPPNSVEGLLNALRYTTKHLNDETTSKQIKTMLQ; this is encoded by the exons ATGGGTAATCTCATTAAAGTGCTAACCAGAGACATAGACCACAATGCAGCACATTTTTTCTTGGACTTTGAAA ATGCTCAACCAACAGAAGCAGAGAAAGAAGTCTATAACCAGGTGAATGTGGTATTAAGAGACGCAGAAGGCATCCTCGATGATTTACAGTCTTACCGAGGAGCAGGACATGAAATTCGAGAG GCGATACAACATGCTACTGATGAAAAATTACAAGAGAAAGCTTGGGGAGCCGTAGTGCCACTTGTAGGAAAACTAAAGAAATTCTATGAATTCTCTCAAAGACTTG AGGCCGCATTGCGTGGACTCCTCGGAGCGCTGACCAGCACGCCATATTCCCCAACACAGCACCTAGAGCGAGAGCAGGCTCTTGCCAAACAGTTTGCAGAAATTCTTCACTTTACCCTCCGATTCGATGAGTTGAAG ATGACGAATCCTGCTATACAGAATGACTTCAGCTACTACAGAAGAACCTTGAGTCGTATGAGGATTAACAATGTTCCA GCAGAGGGAGAAAATGAAGTAAACAATGAGCTGGCAAATAGAATGTCCTTATTTTACGCAGAAGCAACTCCTATGCTAAAAACCTTAAGTGACGCCACAACAAAGTTTGTATCAGAG aACAAGAATTTACCTATAGAAAATACCACTGATTGTTTAAGCACCATGGCCAGTGTGTGCAGGGTGATGTTAGAAACTCC ggaatataggagccgATTTACCAACGAGGAGACGGTGTCCTTCTGCTTGAGAGTAATGGTTGGCGTAATTATCCTCTATGACCACGTGCACCCAGTGGGAGCCTTTGCAAAAACGTCAAAGATCGAT aTGAAAGGATGTATCAAGGTTCTCAAAGAACAACCACCCAACAGTGTGGAAGGTCTTCTCAATGCTCTCAG GTACACAACAAAACATTTGAATGATGAGACTACCTCGAAGCAAATCAAGACGATGCTGCAATAA
- the CYRIB gene encoding CYFIP-related Rac1 interactor B isoform X1, translating into MGNLLKVLTCTDLEQGPNFFLDFENAQPTEAEKEVYNQVNVVLRDAEGILDDLQSYRGAGHEIREAIQHATDEKLQEKAWGAVVPLVGKLKKFYEFSQRLEAALRGLLGALTSTPYSPTQHLEREQALAKQFAEILHFTLRFDELKMTNPAIQNDFSYYRRTLSRMRINNVPAEGENEVNNELANRMSLFYAEATPMLKTLSDATTKFVSENKNLPIENTTDCLSTMASVCRVMLETPEYRSRFTNEETVSFCLRVMVGVIILYDHVHPVGAFAKTSKIDMKGCIKVLKEQPPNSVEGLLNALRYTTKHLNDETTSKQIKTMLQ; encoded by the exons ATGGGGAACCTTCTTAAAGTTTTGACTTGCACAGACCTTGAACAGGGGCCAAATTTTTTCCTTGATTTTGAAA ATGCTCAACCAACAGAAGCAGAGAAAGAAGTCTATAACCAGGTGAATGTGGTATTAAGAGACGCAGAAGGCATCCTCGATGATTTACAGTCTTACCGAGGAGCAGGACATGAAATTCGAGAG GCGATACAACATGCTACTGATGAAAAATTACAAGAGAAAGCTTGGGGAGCCGTAGTGCCACTTGTAGGAAAACTAAAGAAATTCTATGAATTCTCTCAAAGACTTG AGGCCGCATTGCGTGGACTCCTCGGAGCGCTGACCAGCACGCCATATTCCCCAACACAGCACCTAGAGCGAGAGCAGGCTCTTGCCAAACAGTTTGCAGAAATTCTTCACTTTACCCTCCGATTCGATGAGTTGAAG ATGACGAATCCTGCTATACAGAATGACTTCAGCTACTACAGAAGAACCTTGAGTCGTATGAGGATTAACAATGTTCCA GCAGAGGGAGAAAATGAAGTAAACAATGAGCTGGCAAATAGAATGTCCTTATTTTACGCAGAAGCAACTCCTATGCTAAAAACCTTAAGTGACGCCACAACAAAGTTTGTATCAGAG aACAAGAATTTACCTATAGAAAATACCACTGATTGTTTAAGCACCATGGCCAGTGTGTGCAGGGTGATGTTAGAAACTCC ggaatataggagccgATTTACCAACGAGGAGACGGTGTCCTTCTGCTTGAGAGTAATGGTTGGCGTAATTATCCTCTATGACCACGTGCACCCAGTGGGAGCCTTTGCAAAAACGTCAAAGATCGAT aTGAAAGGATGTATCAAGGTTCTCAAAGAACAACCACCCAACAGTGTGGAAGGTCTTCTCAATGCTCTCAG GTACACAACAAAACATTTGAATGATGAGACTACCTCGAAGCAAATCAAGACGATGCTGCAATAA